A single region of the Oceanispirochaeta sp. genome encodes:
- a CDS encoding efflux RND transporter permease subunit produces the protein MSITKTIVNRPTTVLIIFAILIGLGLYIVPQVPIDLYPEINPPILVVFTSYTGAGPEEIEQTVTRPLEGQMGNVSDVQRITSTSSEGLSMIILEFDWNTDLSAAAQDVRDKLEFIKDFLPDDAANPQIFKFDPAMMPIIDLVINGNRSPEEIRTIAEDQIQPYLEQVPGVATTFITGGREKVVRVEISQNRLEAYNLSLTQVAQMLSSQNMQIGAGSVEEGTKKYLVRTAGEYKSLEEISNAVISYKMSGGVTKEVRLRDIATVTEGYKDATNSVYINGEPGVYISIQKQSGVNSIETADNVIAKLKQINKNLPQDMSVSIINNTTEMIRGSLDQVTNSAITGAILAMAILFIFLRSIKSTLIIGLSIPIALLITIMFMYFAGLTLNLMTLAGLTLGVGMIVDSSIVILENIFRYREKGAKLKPSAILGSQEMFMAILASTLTTVCVFLPVIMFKKELEMIGVLFQDLAFTIIIALLSSLFIAITLVPVLASQYVTIYTRKQKPLKWKFLRGIDNVMEGFFTGMDNAYKRALASCLDNKLLTILVILGLFIVSIMMFPSIGMNFMPTSEEDSITLNLSMPVGTRLDLTQDYMNQLAIITEDEIDSARDIIISTGSGGFLAADNSSRGTLTITLKDYELRSETNDEIKEELRAHFDNFPSATFSFGSSMNMGGSASPIDIIIKTEDLDKARRVANEIKEMLKNDIPEVTEPEVSLIEGLPQAEIIVDREKAYSLGLSIYAIGNEISANVDGKTASRYRVGGDEFDILVILEEQDRSSIPDLEKIFIMNSMNQRIPLSSVARIEKTSGPVDIAREDQSRVVHVTGGLKPGFAASEVEPKVRQMIKENIVADETVIIDFNGDYAEIQSYVMKFIVIMIIAVALVFGVMASQFESLKDPFIIFFTIPLMAIGIIFIYKFTGEAISMYSAVGVIMLAGIVVNNGIVMVDYTNILRGRGLCIRDACIEAGGNRLRPVLMTTLTTVLGMLPMAFSKGQGSELVQPFGQTVVGGLTMSTILTLFLVPVLYALFNRKHQNNVSECSDSEDFINRPLLEETI, from the coding sequence ATGAGTATAACCAAAACCATAGTCAACAGACCGACGACCGTCCTCATCATATTTGCCATATTGATTGGCCTCGGTCTCTATATCGTTCCCCAGGTCCCCATCGACCTGTACCCTGAAATCAATCCTCCGATTCTGGTTGTTTTTACATCCTACACTGGTGCCGGACCGGAAGAAATAGAACAGACGGTGACCCGCCCACTGGAAGGGCAGATGGGAAACGTCTCGGATGTACAGAGAATAACATCGACCTCTTCCGAGGGGCTCAGCATGATTATTCTTGAGTTTGACTGGAATACCGACCTGTCCGCGGCGGCTCAGGATGTCCGGGACAAACTCGAGTTTATCAAGGACTTTCTTCCCGATGATGCGGCGAACCCTCAGATTTTCAAATTTGATCCTGCCATGATGCCCATCATAGACCTGGTCATCAACGGAAACAGGTCTCCTGAGGAAATAAGGACCATTGCGGAAGACCAGATTCAACCCTACCTGGAACAGGTCCCGGGTGTAGCCACCACTTTTATCACGGGGGGACGGGAAAAAGTGGTCCGTGTGGAAATCTCCCAGAACAGATTGGAGGCCTATAATCTCAGCCTGACCCAGGTAGCCCAGATGCTGTCTAGTCAGAATATGCAGATTGGCGCCGGTTCTGTTGAAGAGGGAACTAAAAAGTACCTGGTCCGCACGGCTGGTGAGTATAAGAGCCTGGAAGAGATATCCAATGCCGTCATCTCCTATAAAATGTCGGGGGGAGTGACCAAGGAAGTACGCCTGAGAGATATTGCCACCGTTACCGAAGGGTATAAAGATGCCACGAATTCGGTTTATATCAATGGTGAACCGGGAGTGTATATCTCCATACAGAAACAGAGTGGTGTCAACTCCATAGAGACCGCAGACAATGTCATTGCCAAACTGAAACAGATCAATAAAAACCTTCCCCAGGATATGTCTGTTTCCATTATCAACAACACAACGGAGATGATCAGAGGGTCCCTGGATCAGGTCACCAATTCTGCTATTACCGGGGCGATCCTGGCCATGGCTATTCTTTTTATCTTTCTCAGAAGCATAAAAAGCACCCTGATCATCGGGCTTTCTATCCCCATAGCCCTGCTGATCACCATCATGTTTATGTACTTTGCCGGTTTAACCCTGAACTTGATGACCCTGGCTGGACTGACCCTGGGGGTGGGGATGATAGTGGATTCTTCCATCGTCATCCTGGAGAACATATTCCGGTATAGAGAAAAAGGAGCGAAACTCAAACCCTCGGCTATCCTGGGATCCCAGGAAATGTTTATGGCTATCTTGGCTTCCACTCTGACGACAGTCTGTGTTTTCCTGCCTGTCATCATGTTCAAAAAAGAGCTGGAAATGATCGGAGTTCTCTTTCAGGACCTGGCCTTTACCATCATCATAGCCCTTCTTTCCTCCCTGTTTATCGCCATTACTCTGGTTCCCGTTCTGGCCAGCCAGTATGTGACCATATACACCCGTAAGCAGAAACCTCTTAAATGGAAATTCCTGAGAGGAATAGACAACGTGATGGAAGGCTTTTTCACAGGAATGGACAATGCCTACAAACGGGCCCTGGCCTCCTGCCTGGACAACAAGCTCCTTACCATCCTCGTGATTCTGGGACTCTTTATTGTCAGCATCATGATGTTTCCCTCCATAGGTATGAATTTCATGCCCACCAGTGAGGAAGATTCGATAACACTGAACCTGAGCATGCCGGTAGGAACCCGGTTGGATCTGACCCAGGACTATATGAATCAGCTGGCAATCATTACAGAAGATGAAATTGACAGCGCCAGAGATATCATCATCTCCACGGGGTCCGGTGGTTTCCTTGCCGCCGACAACAGCAGCAGAGGAACACTCACGATCACCCTCAAAGACTATGAACTCCGATCAGAGACAAATGATGAAATCAAGGAAGAACTGAGAGCCCATTTTGATAACTTTCCGTCGGCCACATTCAGTTTCGGCAGTTCCATGAATATGGGAGGCTCAGCCTCACCCATTGACATCATCATCAAGACCGAAGATCTGGATAAGGCCAGAAGGGTAGCCAATGAGATTAAGGAGATGCTTAAAAACGATATCCCTGAGGTGACAGAACCGGAGGTGAGTCTGATAGAGGGTCTCCCCCAGGCTGAAATCATCGTAGACAGGGAAAAAGCCTATTCTCTGGGATTAAGCATCTACGCCATCGGCAATGAAATATCTGCCAATGTGGATGGAAAAACAGCCTCCCGCTACAGGGTGGGAGGAGATGAGTTTGATATCCTGGTCATTTTGGAAGAACAGGACCGCAGCTCCATACCGGACCTTGAAAAAATATTCATAATGAATTCCATGAATCAGAGGATTCCTCTTTCCAGTGTAGCCCGCATTGAAAAGACCTCGGGACCAGTCGATATTGCCCGGGAGGATCAGTCCCGGGTGGTCCATGTCACAGGAGGCCTTAAACCTGGATTCGCCGCCAGTGAGGTGGAACCCAAGGTCCGCCAGATGATCAAGGAGAACATTGTGGCTGATGAGACGGTGATCATTGATTTTAACGGAGACTATGCGGAGATCCAATCCTATGTGATGAAATTCATAGTGATCATGATCATTGCGGTGGCTCTGGTATTCGGTGTCATGGCGAGTCAGTTTGAATCACTGAAAGATCCTTTCATAATCTTCTTCACCATTCCCCTGATGGCCATCGGAATTATTTTCATATATAAATTTACGGGAGAAGCCATCAGCATGTACTCCGCTGTCGGGGTTATCATGCTGGCGGGAATCGTCGTCAACAACGGTATCGTCATGGTGGATTATACCAATATCCTCAGGGGACGGGGACTTTGTATCAGAGATGCCTGTATCGAAGCAGGAGGAAACAGACTCCGCCCGGTTCTGATGACGACCCTGACAACCGTATTGGGAATGCTGCCCATGGCTTTTTCCAAAGGACAGGGATCCGAACTGGTACAACCCTTCGGTCAGACCGTCGTAGGTGGATTGACCATGAGTACCATACTGACTCTCTTTCTTGTTCCCGTACTCTACGCACTATTCAACAGAAAACATCAGAACAATGTGTCAGAATGCAGTGATTCTGAAGACTTCATCAACAGACCTTTACTGGAGGAAACAATTTGA
- a CDS encoding ABC transporter ATP-binding protein — MIKAIDLTKRYGKHTAVNKINFEIAKGEIIGFLGPNGAGKSTTMNMITGYTAPSDGFILVDGENILDDPEKTRGKIGYLPEHPPLYMDMTVNEYLKFAGQLKKITKPELRQDMDRISELVKISDVRGRLIKNLSKGYKQRVGLAQALLGNPQLLILDEPTVGLDPKQIIEIRNLIKELSEDHTIVLSSHILPEISAVCDRVLIISKGDIVASDTPENLAKNMAGMHKLHLRVKGQESNIRGALEGLGFLKDIILAPSREEGVLKVVVEAGRDADIREDVFFALAAQRCPILQMRPMDISLEEIFLNLTTVEGEEK; from the coding sequence TTGATCAAAGCGATTGATTTAACAAAACGCTATGGAAAGCATACTGCAGTCAACAAGATCAACTTTGAAATTGCAAAAGGAGAGATCATAGGATTTCTGGGTCCCAATGGAGCCGGAAAATCCACAACAATGAATATGATCACAGGATACACCGCCCCTTCGGACGGATTCATACTGGTGGATGGTGAAAACATCCTGGATGATCCTGAAAAAACAAGAGGCAAGATCGGGTACCTTCCAGAACACCCGCCCCTCTATATGGATATGACGGTCAACGAGTATCTGAAGTTTGCCGGCCAACTGAAGAAAATAACAAAACCTGAATTGCGTCAGGACATGGATCGTATCTCCGAACTTGTTAAGATAAGCGATGTCCGGGGTAGACTGATCAAAAATCTATCCAAGGGATACAAACAGAGGGTAGGACTGGCTCAGGCTCTTCTGGGAAACCCCCAACTTCTCATCCTGGATGAACCCACAGTCGGTCTGGATCCCAAGCAGATCATTGAAATAAGAAACCTGATCAAGGAACTGAGTGAAGATCATACCATCGTCCTGAGTTCCCATATCCTGCCCGAGATCTCCGCCGTCTGCGACAGAGTTCTGATCATCAGCAAGGGAGACATCGTTGCCTCGGATACACCGGAAAACCTGGCAAAGAATATGGCTGGCATGCATAAGCTGCATCTGAGAGTAAAAGGCCAGGAAAGCAACATCCGGGGAGCCCTGGAAGGCCTTGGATTCCTGAAAGATATCATCCTGGCACCCTCCCGTGAGGAGGGAGTCCTGAAGGTGGTCGTGGAGGCCGGTAGAGATGCAGACATAAGGGAAGATGTATTCTTCGCCCTGGCGGCTCAACGCTGCCCCATCCTTCAAATGCGCCCCATGGACATATCTCTGGAAGAAATCTTCCTGAACCTGACAACCGTTGAAGGAGAAGAAAAATAA
- a CDS encoding efflux RND transporter periplasmic adaptor subunit gives MSKNKTSEVKTEVKKKITLGRIILIVLLLGILGFATYTFLGMKESAPGRPGQAEEEQKETTFAVTTTEAVSGQIKDLLNVNGDVIPDSSVDVYSDISGKLIRLNVGLGDYVSKNQVIAEVDPSRPGMSYTASPVKATVSGTVTSMPFDIGATISPQVPVARIGNLTNLQVRTFIPERFISRIKMGMKAQLAFESYPGEIFEAVVMELSPIVDEVSRTMEIKMDIVKRDKRIKAGMYAKISLITEVKNDIVRIPSDCIMSRFGETFVFVLDGEKVSKRLISEGIRIDGVSEIRMGLSAGETIIFQGQTLLDDMAPVKVVRSVQPLK, from the coding sequence ATGAGTAAGAACAAAACATCCGAAGTAAAAACGGAAGTAAAGAAAAAAATAACCCTTGGCCGTATTATTCTTATTGTTCTGCTCCTCGGAATTCTCGGATTTGCAACCTACACCTTTCTGGGAATGAAAGAGAGCGCTCCAGGACGTCCCGGTCAGGCCGAAGAAGAGCAGAAGGAAACAACCTTTGCCGTGACAACAACCGAGGCTGTATCCGGTCAGATCAAGGACCTTCTGAATGTTAACGGTGATGTAATTCCCGACAGTTCTGTCGATGTTTATTCAGATATTTCGGGAAAACTGATCCGATTAAATGTAGGTCTGGGTGACTATGTCAGCAAAAATCAGGTGATTGCAGAAGTAGACCCATCCCGCCCGGGTATGTCCTACACAGCCAGCCCAGTGAAGGCCACCGTGAGCGGAACAGTCACCAGTATGCCCTTTGATATCGGGGCGACAATCAGCCCTCAAGTACCTGTAGCCAGAATCGGAAACCTGACAAACCTGCAGGTCAGAACCTTTATCCCCGAACGGTTCATCTCCAGGATAAAGATGGGTATGAAGGCACAGCTTGCCTTTGAATCCTACCCAGGAGAAATCTTTGAAGCCGTTGTTATGGAGCTGAGTCCTATAGTGGATGAAGTTTCAAGAACGATGGAGATCAAGATGGATATTGTCAAACGGGACAAACGAATCAAGGCAGGAATGTATGCCAAAATCAGCCTGATTACCGAGGTCAAAAACGATATCGTCCGGATTCCAAGCGACTGCATCATGAGCCGTTTCGGTGAGACCTTCGTCTTCGTTCTTGATGGTGAGAAAGTTTCTAAAAGATTGATCAGCGAAGGGATACGCATCGACGGCGTATCAGAAATCAGGATGGGTCTTTCAGCAGGAGAAACAATCATTTTCCAGGGTCAAACCCTTCTGGATGACATGGCTCCTGTCAAAGTAGTCCGCAGCGTTCAACCCCTGAAGTAA
- a CDS encoding ABC transporter permease encodes MLAVFRKELLTYFTTSVGYIFMGVFLLISGILFTTGNIFSMNSDYSAFLSGLIMIFLLVVPLLTMKIFSEEKRQKTDQLLMTAPQSTSMIVAGKFLAAGTLFLMTLIITGLYPLLLSFHTRMDTAQIMGTYIGFFLLGCSFIAVGIYISSLTDSQAGAAILTFCMLIITWIIDFIGGFMPVSILSGVLFALIITGLAAFWMYSATQNIPAAVLPVLAGLLIITLIYLINKDLYINLIGKTLSWFSLTKRFSDFPMGILKLDALIYYLSFSGFFLFLTTQKIEKQRWS; translated from the coding sequence ATGCTGGCAGTATTTCGCAAAGAACTGTTAACCTACTTTACAACCTCGGTGGGATATATTTTTATGGGAGTGTTCCTTCTTATCTCAGGGATACTCTTCACCACGGGAAATATCTTTTCGATGAACTCTGACTATTCAGCCTTTCTGTCGGGACTGATCATGATATTTCTGCTGGTTGTTCCTCTTTTGACCATGAAAATATTCAGTGAAGAGAAAAGGCAGAAAACCGATCAGCTCCTGATGACCGCCCCCCAGTCAACTTCCATGATCGTGGCCGGTAAATTCCTTGCCGCAGGAACCCTGTTCCTTATGACCCTGATCATCACCGGACTCTACCCCCTGCTTTTGTCTTTTCATACCAGAATGGATACGGCTCAGATCATGGGAACCTACATAGGCTTCTTTCTGCTGGGCTGCTCCTTTATCGCGGTGGGAATTTATATTTCCAGCCTGACAGACAGTCAGGCCGGAGCGGCCATCCTGACGTTCTGCATGCTCATTATCACCTGGATTATTGACTTTATAGGCGGCTTTATGCCCGTCAGTATCCTGTCGGGAGTCCTCTTTGCGCTGATCATCACAGGGCTGGCCGCCTTCTGGATGTATAGTGCCACTCAGAATATACCTGCGGCGGTTTTACCCGTCCTTGCCGGTTTATTGATCATCACCCTGATCTATCTGATCAACAAAGACCTATACATCAATCTCATCGGCAAAACTCTGTCCTGGTTCTCCCTGACAAAACGTTTTTCCGACTTCCCCATGGGAATCCTGAAACTGGATGCCCTGATTTATTACCTCTCCTTTTCCGGGTTTTTTCTGTTTTTGACAACCCAGAAAATTGAAAAACAGAGATGGAGCTAA
- a CDS encoding PG0541 family transporter-associated protein, translating into MTRVEIIVNQSIEADLFEAFAHHQVVKHYTKIPSAHGVGRSDPKMGDHIWPEENVVIIVYCKKKEAEQIKEAVQEVKRKFPQEGLKIFMMKS; encoded by the coding sequence TTGACCAGGGTAGAAATCATAGTGAATCAGTCCATAGAAGCGGACCTCTTTGAAGCATTTGCACACCATCAGGTTGTCAAACATTACACCAAGATTCCCAGCGCCCACGGTGTGGGCCGTTCGGACCCTAAGATGGGAGACCATATCTGGCCGGAAGAGAATGTCGTCATCATAGTGTACTGTAAGAAAAAAGAAGCGGAGCAGATTAAAGAAGCCGTTCAGGAAGTGAAAAGAAAATTTCCTCAGGAAGGATTAAAAATATTTATGATGAAATCCTGA